A section of the Neorhizobium galegae bv. orientalis str. HAMBI 540 genome encodes:
- a CDS encoding DUF2934 domain-containing protein, translating to MAESEEVWIRKRAYILWEEEGYPSGKDREHWERAKLEYATLGPTASKKPAAESRGKSATAAKSPKAAAKAATPKPAVKTAAAKASPAKTTSKAPASKAPAAAMPEAVEPAKKRSKKVPAGA from the coding sequence ATGGCGGAATCCGAAGAAGTCTGGATCAGAAAGCGGGCCTACATTTTGTGGGAAGAAGAAGGCTATCCCTCAGGCAAGGATAGGGAGCATTGGGAGCGGGCCAAGCTGGAATATGCGACGCTCGGGCCGACCGCTTCCAAGAAGCCTGCGGCAGAGTCGCGCGGCAAGTCAGCCACCGCCGCGAAGTCGCCGAAAGCGGCGGCGAAGGCTGCAACTCCGAAACCGGCCGTGAAAACGGCTGCAGCCAAGGCTTCTCCGGCGAAGACAACTTCCAAGGCACCGGCTTCCAAGGCACCGGCCGCTGCCATGCCGGAAGCCGTCGAACCGGCCAAGAAGCGCTCCAAGAAGGTTCCGGCTGGCGCTTGA
- the glgX gene encoding glycogen debranching protein GlgX, whose protein sequence is MDTKSNHFVIEPGSWLQLGANFDGEGVNFAIFSAHAERVELCLYDPSGKIEIARLELPEYTHEIWHGYVPGLKPGALYGFRVHGPYDPENGHRFNPNKLLIDPYAREFVGDVDWNAAHFAYDLLHEDKDLTFDERDSAPFMPKCRVIDPNEFDWKDQNRPNVAWPATIVYETHVKGFTQLNPGIPKDLRGTFEGMGHKASVDYIKSLGITSVELMPVHYFPDDQHLLDKGLHNFWGYNTLGFFAPASRYYGPKGIQGFRDMVRSFHDAGIEVILDVVYNHTAEGNELGPTLSFKGIDNFSYYRTMPDQHRYYINDTGTGNTVNTSHPRVLQLIMDSLRYWTESMHVDGFRFDLGTILGREPEGFDERGGFFDAITQDPVLSRVKLIGEPWDIGPGGYQVGGFPPGWAEWNDKYRDTVREYWKGTNVSTDFAARLLGSGDLYDQRGRRPWASVNFIAAHDGFTLNDLVSYNDKHNEANGEDNNDGHNDNRSYNYGAEGPTEDEGINAVRDRQKRNFLATLFFSHGTPMLLAGDEFGRSQMGNNNGYCQDSEISWVHWEDLPETCEELREFTRQIIRLRREQPLLRRENWRDGLDIKWFNAGGGFQTPEQWDEGSTLGLYIGRPDLKEEEGVWHDVLLLFNPFEGNVPFRIPQFGEGGWVLELTTSDLSKRGLVITKEKDFELEGRSLALFRRP, encoded by the coding sequence ATGGATACGAAATCGAACCATTTTGTCATCGAGCCCGGCTCCTGGCTTCAGCTAGGTGCCAACTTTGACGGCGAGGGCGTCAATTTCGCGATTTTCTCGGCCCATGCCGAGCGCGTCGAGCTGTGTCTCTACGACCCAAGCGGCAAGATAGAGATCGCCAGGCTCGAGCTCCCGGAATATACTCATGAGATCTGGCACGGCTATGTGCCGGGGCTGAAGCCGGGCGCCCTCTACGGCTTCCGTGTCCACGGCCCCTACGATCCGGAAAACGGTCATCGCTTCAACCCGAACAAGCTGCTGATCGATCCCTATGCGCGGGAATTCGTCGGCGATGTCGACTGGAACGCGGCGCATTTCGCCTATGACCTTCTGCATGAAGACAAGGACCTGACCTTCGATGAGCGCGACAGCGCGCCGTTCATGCCGAAATGCCGGGTCATCGATCCGAACGAGTTCGACTGGAAGGATCAGAATCGGCCGAACGTCGCCTGGCCGGCGACGATCGTCTATGAGACCCATGTGAAGGGCTTCACCCAGCTCAACCCAGGCATTCCGAAGGACCTGCGCGGAACGTTCGAGGGCATGGGGCACAAGGCCTCGGTGGATTACATCAAGAGCCTCGGCATCACTTCGGTCGAACTGATGCCGGTCCATTATTTCCCCGACGATCAACATCTGCTGGACAAGGGCCTGCATAATTTCTGGGGCTACAACACGCTTGGCTTCTTCGCGCCGGCATCCCGCTATTATGGCCCCAAGGGCATCCAGGGGTTCCGTGACATGGTGCGCTCGTTCCACGATGCGGGCATCGAGGTTATCCTGGACGTGGTCTACAACCACACGGCTGAGGGCAACGAGCTTGGGCCGACGCTCTCCTTCAAGGGCATCGACAATTTCTCCTACTATCGGACCATGCCCGACCAGCACCGCTATTACATCAACGACACCGGCACCGGGAACACGGTGAATACCTCGCACCCGCGCGTGCTGCAGCTGATCATGGATTCCCTGCGCTACTGGACCGAGAGCATGCATGTCGATGGGTTCCGTTTCGATCTCGGTACGATCCTCGGCCGCGAACCGGAGGGTTTCGACGAGCGCGGCGGCTTCTTCGACGCGATCACCCAGGATCCGGTGCTTTCCAGGGTGAAGCTGATCGGCGAGCCCTGGGATATCGGTCCCGGCGGCTACCAGGTCGGCGGTTTCCCACCGGGCTGGGCGGAGTGGAACGACAAGTACCGCGATACGGTGCGCGAATACTGGAAGGGCACCAATGTCTCCACGGACTTCGCCGCCCGCCTGCTCGGTTCCGGCGATCTCTACGACCAGCGCGGCCGCCGCCCGTGGGCAAGCGTCAACTTTATCGCAGCCCATGATGGTTTTACCCTGAATGATCTCGTCTCCTACAACGACAAGCACAACGAGGCGAACGGCGAGGACAATAACGACGGCCACAACGACAATCGCAGCTACAATTATGGCGCCGAAGGTCCAACCGAGGACGAGGGCATCAACGCGGTACGTGATCGCCAGAAGCGCAATTTCCTCGCCACCCTGTTCTTCTCGCACGGCACGCCGATGCTGCTCGCCGGCGACGAATTTGGCCGCAGCCAGATGGGCAATAACAACGGCTATTGCCAGGACAGCGAAATCTCCTGGGTTCATTGGGAGGACCTGCCGGAGACTTGCGAAGAGCTTCGCGAGTTCACCCGCCAGATCATCAGGCTGCGCCGCGAACAGCCGCTGCTGCGCCGGGAAAACTGGCGCGACGGCCTGGACATCAAATGGTTCAACGCCGGCGGCGGTTTTCAGACCCCGGAGCAGTGGGACGAGGGCTCGACACTCGGCCTCTATATCGGCAGGCCCGATCTCAAGGAAGAAGAGGGCGTCTGGCACGACGTGCTCCTCCTTTTCAACCCGTTCGAGGGCAATGTCCCGTTCCGCATCCCGCAGTTCGGCGAGGGCGGCTGGGTGCTGGAACTGACCACGTCCGACCTTTCCAAGCGCGGTCTGGTGATTACCAAGGAGAAGGATTTCGAGCTCGAGGGCCGCAGCTTGGCGCTGTTCCGGAGACCGTAG
- a CDS encoding YciE/YciF ferroxidase family protein, whose product MASKTLDDLFHETLKDIYYAERQIVKALPKMARGAQDPKLKAAFEKHRDETEGQIDRLKQVFEIIGKRAQGKTCPAIDGIIEEGEEILDEFKGTPALDAGLLAAAQAVEHYEISRYGTLRAWAQQLGHRDAVTLLEQTLAEESKTDEALTALAKTAVNTAAQKAA is encoded by the coding sequence ATGGCCAGTAAGACCCTCGACGACCTTTTTCATGAAACCCTGAAGGACATCTATTACGCCGAGCGCCAGATCGTGAAAGCGCTGCCGAAGATGGCACGCGGCGCCCAGGATCCGAAGCTGAAGGCAGCATTCGAGAAACACAGGGACGAAACCGAAGGTCAGATCGATCGCCTGAAGCAGGTCTTCGAGATTATCGGCAAGCGGGCCCAGGGCAAGACCTGCCCCGCGATCGACGGCATCATCGAAGAAGGCGAGGAAATCCTTGACGAGTTCAAAGGCACGCCAGCTCTCGACGCCGGGCTGCTCGCAGCAGCGCAAGCTGTCGAACATTACGAGATCAGCCGCTACGGCACCCTGCGTGCCTGGGCCCAACAGCTCGGTCACCGGGACGCCGTAACGCTTCTCGAACAGACGCTCGCCGAGGAAAGCAAGACCGACGAAGCCCTGACGGCTCTCGCCAAGACCGCGGTGAACACCGCTGCCCAGAAGGCTGCGTGA
- the ku gene encoding non-homologous end joining protein Ku: MAPRVFWKGYLKLSLVTCRVTMTPAVSEGAKVRFHNINRKTNNRVLSQYVDARTGEAVEDDDQVKGYPKGEDDYVLLEDEEIEDVGLESTRTIDIETFVPADSIGWIWYDRPHYLAPDDEVSAEAFAVIREAMAKTNTGGIARLVMYRRERAVLLLPKDKGIVVWTLRYGDEVRDADEYAAEKPTGNAGSEHLAMMKKIIDERTEAWKPSMADDPVQDRLLEIIAERKKSRKTKKKVEEKAPERSSNVIDITAALKKSLEAERKAPRK; the protein is encoded by the coding sequence GTGGCCCCGCGCGTATTCTGGAAAGGTTATCTGAAACTCTCGCTCGTCACCTGTCGGGTGACGATGACGCCGGCGGTCTCCGAAGGCGCCAAGGTGCGATTCCACAATATCAACCGCAAGACCAATAATCGCGTCCTCAGCCAGTATGTCGATGCGCGGACAGGCGAGGCGGTCGAGGATGATGATCAGGTCAAAGGTTATCCGAAGGGCGAGGACGACTACGTTCTTCTCGAAGACGAAGAGATCGAGGATGTCGGGCTCGAAAGCACCCGTACGATCGATATCGAAACTTTCGTGCCGGCCGACTCGATCGGCTGGATCTGGTACGACCGGCCGCATTATCTGGCGCCCGACGACGAGGTGAGCGCCGAGGCCTTCGCGGTGATCCGGGAGGCTATGGCGAAGACCAATACCGGCGGCATTGCCCGGCTCGTCATGTATCGCCGCGAGCGGGCGGTTTTGCTGTTGCCGAAGGACAAGGGGATCGTCGTCTGGACCTTGCGTTATGGCGACGAAGTCCGCGACGCTGACGAATACGCCGCTGAGAAGCCGACGGGGAACGCCGGTTCCGAACATCTGGCGATGATGAAGAAGATTATCGACGAGCGCACTGAAGCCTGGAAGCCATCAATGGCGGATGATCCGGTCCAGGACCGGTTGCTGGAGATCATCGCCGAGCGCAAGAAGAGCCGGAAGACGAAGAAGAAGGTCGAGGAAAAGGCGCCCGAGCGCAGCAGCAACGTGATCGACATCACCGCCGCGCTGAAGAAGAGCCTGGAAGCGGAGCGGAAAGCGCCGAGGAAGTAA
- the ligD gene encoding DNA ligase D: protein MALETYNQKRDFKASPEPQGKVSGRKAKASGNSFAIQKHDATRLHYDFRLEMDGVLKSWAVTRGPSFVPGEKRLAVHVEDHPLDYGGFEGMIPKGNYGAGAVLLWDRGTWEPIGDPHKGYKKGHMEFELKGEKLEGRWHLIRMARREGEKRENWLLVKGEDEFARAEGDKDILDEMPLSVKSGKTLDEIWGRKAPPAKNTAKPKAKAKSDPEPEKSDIAASKIKGAKKAELPDFVEPQLATLVKSAPSGKRWVHEIKLDGYRLQARVADGKVTLLTRTGLDWTHKFGDEIIAEFGKLSPADAIIDGEVAVEAGSGATDFSLLQQDLSEGRDDRFTFYAFDILHLDGYDLTGATLLKRKEALETLLTGSGPALRYSEHFGDEGGLVLKHACRLSLEGIISKIADAPYRPGRGRDWVKSKCSARQEFVVAGFVPSSVSRTAIGSLVMGYYDKGKLRHAGRVGTGYSNAVAQSLLKRLQEIHTGESPFDEKLAGVEKKDVVFVRPELVAEVEFRGWTADAHIRHAAFRGLREDKDPKDIVREGGPVNVAEQPKPPKRTVNLTHPDRVYWPDAGVTKAGLADYYTEVWRLMAPFVVNRPLALVRGPDGIGKPLFFQKHGWKGMTKNAVLVKDPTDPAEEDITIRDLDGLLGLVQGATLEIHPWGSTLDDWEKPDMVNIDLDPGEGVSWTDIIAAAHEVKRRFEDMGLVAFVKTSGGKGLHVVAPVKPKAEWPEVKAAMKALADGMAGDDPDKYVSTITKSKRSGKILIDYLRNGRGNTAVAPYSTRARPGAPVSMPVEWDELGGAIGPNYFTVNNAPARIAQQTNDPWGDFRKAEAPIEFKAKKKR, encoded by the coding sequence ATGGCGCTCGAAACCTATAACCAGAAGCGGGACTTCAAGGCTTCTCCCGAGCCTCAGGGGAAAGTCTCCGGCCGCAAGGCCAAGGCATCCGGCAACAGTTTCGCCATCCAGAAACACGATGCCACCCGCCTGCACTACGATTTCCGGCTGGAAATGGATGGCGTCCTGAAAAGCTGGGCCGTCACCCGCGGCCCGAGCTTCGTGCCTGGCGAAAAGCGGCTTGCGGTGCATGTGGAAGACCATCCGCTCGACTATGGCGGTTTCGAAGGCATGATCCCGAAAGGCAATTACGGCGCCGGCGCCGTGCTGCTCTGGGATCGGGGCACCTGGGAACCCATCGGCGATCCTCACAAGGGCTATAAGAAAGGCCATATGGAATTCGAGCTGAAGGGCGAGAAGCTGGAGGGCCGCTGGCACCTGATCCGCATGGCCCGCAGAGAGGGCGAAAAACGCGAGAATTGGCTGCTGGTAAAAGGCGAGGACGAGTTCGCCCGCGCCGAGGGCGACAAGGACATTCTCGACGAAATGCCGCTTTCGGTGAAGTCAGGCAAGACACTGGACGAAATCTGGGGCCGCAAGGCACCGCCTGCAAAGAATACCGCCAAACCGAAAGCGAAGGCGAAATCCGATCCAGAACCGGAAAAATCCGACATTGCTGCATCGAAGATCAAAGGCGCGAAGAAAGCCGAACTCCCGGATTTCGTCGAACCGCAGCTTGCGACCCTGGTGAAGAGTGCACCTTCCGGCAAACGCTGGGTCCATGAGATCAAGCTCGATGGCTATCGCCTGCAGGCACGCGTCGCAGACGGCAAAGTGACGCTGCTGACCCGCACGGGGCTCGATTGGACGCATAAGTTCGGAGACGAGATCATCGCGGAATTCGGAAAGCTTAGCCCGGCCGATGCGATCATCGACGGGGAAGTAGCGGTCGAGGCCGGTTCCGGCGCCACCGATTTCTCCCTGCTTCAGCAGGACCTGAGCGAAGGTCGGGACGACCGGTTCACCTTCTACGCTTTCGACATTCTTCACCTCGACGGTTACGACCTGACCGGTGCGACGCTTCTGAAGCGCAAGGAGGCGCTGGAAACACTGCTAACCGGCAGCGGTCCAGCCCTTCGCTATAGCGAGCACTTTGGCGACGAAGGCGGACTGGTCCTGAAGCATGCCTGCCGGCTGAGCCTGGAAGGCATCATTTCCAAGATCGCGGATGCGCCCTACCGCCCTGGCCGCGGCCGCGACTGGGTGAAATCGAAATGTTCGGCACGACAGGAATTCGTGGTCGCCGGATTTGTCCCTTCCTCCGTTTCGAGGACGGCGATCGGATCGCTGGTCATGGGATATTACGACAAGGGAAAGCTGCGGCACGCCGGCCGCGTCGGCACGGGTTATTCGAACGCCGTTGCGCAATCGCTCCTCAAACGCCTCCAGGAGATTCACACCGGCGAAAGCCCGTTTGACGAAAAGCTTGCCGGGGTGGAAAAGAAGGATGTCGTTTTCGTGCGGCCCGAACTGGTGGCGGAAGTGGAGTTCCGCGGTTGGACGGCGGATGCGCATATCCGCCACGCGGCTTTCCGGGGCTTGCGCGAAGACAAGGACCCCAAGGATATCGTCCGGGAGGGCGGACCTGTGAACGTAGCGGAACAACCGAAGCCGCCGAAGCGGACGGTCAATCTTACCCATCCAGACCGGGTCTACTGGCCGGATGCCGGAGTGACCAAAGCCGGGCTTGCGGATTATTACACCGAAGTCTGGCGGCTGATGGCGCCCTTCGTCGTGAACCGCCCGCTGGCGCTGGTGCGTGGGCCGGATGGGATCGGTAAACCACTCTTCTTCCAGAAACATGGCTGGAAGGGCATGACCAAGAACGCCGTGCTCGTGAAGGACCCCACCGATCCGGCGGAAGAGGATATCACCATCCGTGACCTCGATGGTTTGCTCGGCCTCGTCCAAGGAGCGACGCTGGAAATCCACCCCTGGGGCTCGACCCTCGACGACTGGGAAAAGCCGGACATGGTCAATATCGACCTCGATCCGGGCGAAGGCGTCTCCTGGACCGATATCATCGCTGCCGCTCATGAGGTGAAGCGTCGTTTCGAGGACATGGGGCTGGTCGCCTTCGTAAAAACCTCGGGCGGCAAGGGCCTGCATGTCGTCGCACCGGTCAAACCAAAGGCAGAATGGCCGGAAGTGAAGGCGGCGATGAAGGCGCTGGCCGACGGCATGGCCGGCGACGATCCCGACAAATATGTCTCGACGATCACCAAGTCGAAGCGAAGCGGCAAAATCCTCATCGACTACCTGCGCAACGGTCGCGGCAATACTGCCGTCGCCCCCTATTCTACCCGTGCCCGCCCCGGCGCACCGGTGTCCATGCCGGTCGAGTGGGACGAACTCGGCGGAGCGATCGGCCCCAACTATTTCACCGTCAACAACGCCCCGGCGCGCATCGCCCAGCAGACGAACGATCCGTGGGGAGATTTTCGCAAGGCGGAAGCCCCGATCGAGTTCAAGGCAAAGAAGAAGAGGTAG
- a CDS encoding BON domain-containing protein: MKNEQPKAGRPGETSQWPRWEGPAESRPSGYLQGEANIFAEGPEQEKQIGKAPNGYDRPDDLIAQDVNEHLTQDAFLDPTNMSVSVENGEVTLEGYVAQLADKTRAEDVVLDIGGVVACRNNLRIAPERH; encoded by the coding sequence ATGAAGAATGAGCAGCCGAAAGCTGGCCGTCCCGGCGAGACCTCGCAGTGGCCTCGATGGGAGGGCCCGGCAGAAAGCCGCCCGAGCGGTTATCTTCAGGGCGAAGCCAATATCTTCGCCGAGGGACCGGAACAGGAAAAGCAGATCGGCAAGGCACCGAACGGTTACGACCGGCCCGACGATCTGATCGCACAGGACGTCAATGAGCACCTCACGCAGGACGCTTTTCTCGACCCGACCAACATGTCGGTCTCGGTGGAGAACGGTGAGGTGACGCTGGAGGGATACGTCGCGCAGCTTGCCGACAAAACCCGAGCCGAAGATGTCGTTCTCGACATCGGGGGTGTCGTCGCCTGCCGCAATAATCTTCGAATTGCCCCCGAAAGGCATTGA
- the glgA gene encoding glycogen synthase GlgA gives MRILSVTSEIFPLVKTGGLADVTGSLPKALAPLGIETTSLIPGYPQVMQQLKSAMPLVTFENLLGEKASLLHTRVEGLSLFVLDAPALYDRPGGPYVDEDGIDHPDNWRRFAALSLAAAEIADGVLPGWVPDLVHTHDWQSALTSVYMRERGCRTPVVLTIHNLAFQGQYPAGVLMSIGLPPEAYSMNRMEYFGDISFLKGGLQTVDAITTVSPTYAREILTPRFGMGMDGVLNARVSDLRGIVNGIDLDIWDPSTDPHLPRNYGVGTLRRKRENRAVLLERFGLDAGREGPLFSAVSRLTWQKGFDMFADTADEIIRHGGQVIVFGQGDREIERALADTAARFPGRMAVHFGYDEPTAHLIHGGSDAIVQPSRFEPCGLTQLYALRYGCVPVVSRTGGLSETIIDANDAAMSARVATGFQFHPVTTDGLRLALRRALHAYADPKMWARLQNQGMKAKFSWERSAQQYAAVYANLVLKSGHVASTSSDIRRATL, from the coding sequence ATGAGGATTCTTTCGGTCACGTCCGAAATCTTTCCTCTTGTGAAGACAGGTGGGCTTGCAGATGTGACAGGTTCCCTGCCCAAGGCACTTGCTCCCCTCGGCATCGAGACGACGTCTCTGATCCCCGGTTATCCGCAGGTCATGCAGCAGCTGAAGAGCGCAATGCCGCTCGTCACCTTCGAAAATCTGCTGGGCGAAAAAGCCTCGCTCCTCCACACCAGGGTCGAAGGCCTCAGCCTCTTCGTGCTCGATGCGCCAGCTCTCTACGATCGGCCGGGCGGCCCCTATGTCGACGAAGACGGCATCGACCATCCGGACAACTGGAGGCGTTTCGCCGCACTTTCCCTTGCCGCAGCCGAAATCGCCGATGGAGTGCTTCCCGGATGGGTTCCGGACCTCGTTCACACCCATGACTGGCAGTCGGCACTGACTTCGGTCTACATGCGCGAGCGCGGCTGCAGAACGCCCGTGGTGCTGACCATCCACAACCTTGCCTTCCAAGGGCAATATCCAGCCGGCGTGCTGATGAGCATCGGCCTGCCGCCGGAGGCCTATTCCATGAACCGCATGGAATATTTCGGCGATATCAGCTTCCTGAAGGGGGGCCTGCAGACGGTCGATGCGATCACCACCGTCAGCCCGACCTATGCGCGCGAAATACTCACCCCACGCTTCGGCATGGGTATGGACGGAGTCCTGAACGCCCGCGTCTCCGACCTGCGCGGCATCGTCAACGGCATCGACCTCGATATCTGGGATCCGTCGACCGACCCGCACCTGCCGCGCAATTACGGCGTCGGCACGCTGCGCCGCAAGCGCGAGAACCGCGCCGTTCTGCTCGAAAGATTCGGACTGGATGCCGGTCGGGAAGGCCCCCTATTTTCCGCCGTCAGTCGGCTGACATGGCAGAAGGGCTTCGACATGTTTGCCGATACGGCGGACGAGATCATTCGCCACGGGGGTCAGGTGATCGTCTTCGGGCAGGGTGATCGGGAAATAGAGCGGGCGCTCGCCGACACCGCCGCGCGTTTTCCAGGCCGGATGGCGGTGCATTTCGGCTATGACGAGCCAACAGCGCATTTGATCCACGGCGGATCGGACGCGATCGTCCAGCCTTCCCGCTTTGAACCGTGCGGACTGACACAGCTCTATGCGCTTCGCTACGGCTGCGTACCGGTCGTCTCCCGCACCGGCGGGCTCTCCGAGACCATCATAGATGCCAATGACGCGGCGATGTCCGCCCGCGTTGCGACCGGCTTTCAGTTCCATCCGGTGACGACCGATGGGTTGCGGCTGGCGCTTCGCCGCGCGCTGCACGCCTATGCCGATCCAAAAATGTGGGCACGCCTGCAGAACCAGGGTATGAAGGCGAAATTCTCCTGGGAACGCAGCGCCCAGCAATATGCTGCCGTCTATGCCAATCTGGTGCTGAAGTCCGGCCATGTTGCATCGACAAGCTCGGATATCCGCCGCGCGACGCTTTAA
- a CDS encoding c-type cytochrome has translation MTIRWKYLAILVIVAPLLGLGFAWSGLMSVKASTGHWGMTDWFLHWVMRNSIRTAALSTEAPPLDNPALLPPAAGHFETGCAICHGSPAQGRSGAVLAMLPPPPDLKTVVPTWSDAQLFEIVKHGVRFTGMPAWPAQVRDDEVWDMVAFLRKLPGMDSGAYLQASGLHGIGTAGEVSPLPITCESCHAEKRLNGNSIIPRLTGQSEAYLLNSLRAYAHSERASGIMKVAIGTLPDESLPELASYYAKQARPPRPAAPWDAQLVEKGREIAERGRAADKIPACLSCHEKPGGNPAYPRISGQNAPYLERQLRLFHAGVRGGSSFSHLMTEVAKKLNEEDFAALAAFFASRESSGP, from the coding sequence ATGACAATTCGCTGGAAATATCTTGCGATCCTGGTGATCGTGGCGCCTTTGCTGGGGCTCGGGTTCGCCTGGTCCGGGCTGATGAGCGTCAAGGCGAGCACCGGTCATTGGGGAATGACCGACTGGTTCCTGCACTGGGTGATGCGCAATTCGATCCGGACTGCGGCTCTTTCCACCGAAGCGCCGCCGCTCGACAATCCGGCACTGCTGCCGCCGGCGGCAGGGCATTTCGAGACCGGCTGCGCGATCTGTCATGGCTCGCCCGCGCAGGGGCGCTCCGGCGCCGTGCTCGCCATGCTGCCACCACCGCCGGATCTGAAGACGGTGGTTCCCACCTGGAGCGATGCGCAGCTCTTCGAGATCGTCAAGCACGGCGTACGCTTCACCGGCATGCCGGCCTGGCCCGCGCAGGTGCGCGACGACGAAGTCTGGGATATGGTGGCGTTTCTGCGAAAGCTGCCGGGCATGGACAGCGGTGCCTATCTGCAGGCGTCCGGCCTTCACGGTATCGGTACCGCGGGGGAAGTCTCTCCGCTACCGATCACCTGCGAAAGCTGCCATGCGGAAAAGCGGCTCAACGGCAACAGCATCATCCCGCGACTGACCGGCCAGTCGGAAGCCTACCTGCTCAACAGCCTGCGCGCCTATGCGCATAGTGAAAGGGCGAGCGGCATCATGAAGGTTGCGATCGGGACTTTGCCCGACGAGAGCCTGCCGGAGCTTGCAAGCTATTATGCCAAGCAGGCGAGGCCGCCGCGACCCGCTGCGCCTTGGGACGCACAGCTCGTGGAAAAGGGCCGCGAGATTGCGGAAAGGGGAAGAGCGGCAGACAAAATTCCCGCCTGCCTCAGTTGCCACGAAAAACCCGGCGGCAATCCTGCCTATCCGCGCATCTCAGGTCAAAACGCTCCTTATCTGGAGCGCCAGCTCCGCCTCTTCCACGCAGGTGTCCGAGGCGGGTCTTCCTTCAGCCACCTGATGACGGAGGTGGCAAAAAAATTGAATGAAGAAGATTTTGCGGCTCTCGCGGCCTTCTTTGCCAGCCGCGAGAGCAGTGGGCCTTGA
- a CDS encoding type 1 glutamine amidotransferase domain-containing protein, which translates to MTTIESANILILAADGYERSELRVPLEELRNRGADVKIASIKAGEIKSWDKKDWGDTVSVDMEAKNVKAEDFDALVLPGGQINPDILRDNEDAMKVVRDFVKSGKPVAAICHGPWLLVEADALRGRKATSYHSIRTDIRNAGASWRDEAVVVDNGIITSRSPEDLPQFVAKIVEEVQEGRHNRRAA; encoded by the coding sequence ATGACCACCATCGAGTCCGCCAACATCCTGATCCTCGCGGCAGACGGTTATGAGCGATCGGAACTGCGCGTCCCGCTGGAGGAACTGAGAAACCGCGGAGCCGACGTCAAGATCGCGTCCATCAAGGCAGGAGAGATCAAGAGCTGGGACAAAAAGGACTGGGGCGATACCGTATCGGTCGATATGGAGGCCAAGAACGTCAAGGCGGAGGACTTCGACGCCCTCGTGCTGCCGGGTGGCCAGATCAACCCCGACATCCTGCGTGACAACGAAGATGCGATGAAGGTCGTGCGCGACTTCGTGAAAAGCGGAAAGCCGGTCGCGGCGATCTGCCATGGCCCGTGGTTGCTGGTGGAGGCCGATGCCCTTCGGGGGCGCAAGGCGACGTCCTATCATTCGATCCGCACCGACATCCGCAACGCCGGCGCATCCTGGAGGGATGAGGCGGTGGTGGTGGACAACGGCATCATCACCTCGCGCTCGCCCGAAGATCTGCCGCAATTCGTGGCGAAGATTGTCGAGGAGGTCCAGGAAGGGCGGCACAATCGCCGGGCAGCGTAA